Proteins from a genomic interval of Peromyscus leucopus breed LL Stock chromosome 12, UCI_PerLeu_2.1, whole genome shotgun sequence:
- the LOC114687585 gene encoding olfactory receptor 187-like, with the protein MGTENTTLLSQFVLTGLSHQPQWKIPLFLLFLVIYLITIVGNLGLITLIWNDPGLHIPMYLFLGCLAFVDTWLSSTVTPKMLLTFIDKSKLISLSECMIQFFSFVMCATMECFLLAAMAYDRYAAICKPLLYPVIMTNRLCVRLIALTFVTGILHASIHEGMLFRLTFCNSNVIHHFYCDVMPLLKISCTDPSLNYLIIFIFSGSIQVFTISTILGSYTFVLCTVLKKKSSRGVKKAFSTCGAHLLSVSLYYGSLLFMYLLPGSQKVQDEDMRDSVFYTVIIPVMNPVIYSLRNKQITDSLAKFLKRKA; encoded by the coding sequence ATGGGAACAGAGAATACAACACTTCTGTCACAATTTGTTCTCACAGGACTCAGTCACCAACCACAGTGGAAAATCCCCCTGTTCCTGCTGTTCTTGGTGATCTATCTCATCACCATTGTGGGGAACCTTGGTCTGATCACTCTCATCTGGAATGACCCTGGCCTTCACATCCCCATGTACCTATTTCTAGGGTGTTTAGCCTTTGTGGATACTTGGTTATCATCCACAGTCACACCAAAGATGCTGCTCACTTTCATAGATAAGAGTAAactgatctctctctctgaatgCATGATacagtttttttcatttgtaatgtGTGCAACCATGGAATGTTTTCTCTTGGCAGCgatggcctatgatcgctatgcAGCCATATGCAAGCCTTTACTCTACCCAGTGATCATGACAAATAGACTGTGTGTACGTCTCATAGCCTTGACCTTCGTAACTGGAATTCTTCATGCTTCAATTCATGAAGGCATGTTATTCAGATTAACCTTCTGCAATTCCAACGTAATACATCACTTTTACTGTGATGTTATGCCACTGCTAAAGATTTCCTGTACTGACCCTTCTCTTAATTACCTCATAATCTTTATTTTCTCTGGCTCAATCCAAGTATTCACTATTTCAACTATTCTAGGCTCCTACACATTTGTTCTGTGTacagtcttaaaaaagaaatctagcaGAGGTGTAAAGAAAGCCTTTTCCACCTGTGGGGCCCACCTCTTATCTGTGTCTTTATACTATGGCTCTCTTCTCTTCATGTATCTGCTTCCTGGATCTCAAAAAGTGCAGGATGAAGACATGAGGGACTCTGTATTCTACACTGTCATAATCCCTGTGATGAATCCAGTTATCTACAGTCTGAGAAACAAGCAAATCACAGATTCACTGGCAAAATTCTTAAAGAGAAAGGCTTAG